Sequence from the Segatella copri genome:
AGTTTGATTGATCCTAAGAGTGGCAAGGCTACTCGTGTTGCTATCAAGCATGAGGGTAAAAACGTTGTTCGCATCGCTAAAAAGTCAGGGGAGGAAATCAAGTAATGGATACAGCACAGTTAAAGAAAGTATATAAGGAGACAATCGCTCCTGCTCTTCAGAAGCAGTTCAACTACTCTTCAGCTATGGAGATTCCAGTATTGAAGAAGATTGTCATCAATCAGGGTCTTGGTGATGCTACTCAGGACAAGAAAATTGTTGATGTAGCAATCAATGAGATTACTGCTATCACCGGTCAGAAGGCTGTTGCTACATATTCTAAAAAGGATATTGCAAACTTCAAGCTTCGTAAGAAGATGCCTATCGGTGTTATGGTAACATTGCGTCGTGAGCGTATGTACGAGTTCTTGGAGAAGCTCGTTCGTGTTTCTCTTCCTCGTATTCGCGACTTCAAGGGTATTGAGAGCAAGTTTGATGGTCGTGGTAACTATACATTAGGTATCACAGAGCAGATTATCTTCCCTGAGATTAATATCGATGAGATTGATCGTATTCAGGGTATGAATATTACCTTCGTAACAACAGCTAAGACTGATGAAGAAGGTTTTGCTCTTTTGAAGGCTTTTGGTCTTCCATTCAAGAACGCAAATAAAGATTAAGTGATATGGCAAAAGAATCAATGAAAGCTCGCGAGGTTAAGCGTGCAAAGCTTGTAGCTCGTTACGCTGAAAAGCGCGAAGCACTGAAAAAGATTATTGCAACTTCTAATGATCCAGCCGAAGCATACGAGGCAGCTCGTAAGC
This genomic interval carries:
- the rplE gene encoding 50S ribosomal protein L5, with the protein product MDTAQLKKVYKETIAPALQKQFNYSSAMEIPVLKKIVINQGLGDATQDKKIVDVAINEITAITGQKAVATYSKKDIANFKLRKKMPIGVMVTLRRERMYEFLEKLVRVSLPRIRDFKGIESKFDGRGNYTLGITEQIIFPEINIDEIDRIQGMNITFVTTAKTDEEGFALLKAFGLPFKNANKD